In one window of Episyrphus balteatus chromosome 3, idEpiBalt1.1, whole genome shotgun sequence DNA:
- the LOC129917144 gene encoding lateral signaling target protein 2 homolog, whose amino-acid sequence MDTFRKWLNKPKADDKSLLARFYHADRSLTAISSELDSFDGRAEPDRCSRLVSRLRQGQDKVLSITNQIMEELLGDDRAPRAFRAKFPEEVLQENLAGQLWFGAECLAAGSSIMNREQESKDMRPLAQAVTKSLGNVRNLLRDQCLRNNVPNSQTLHLDFNDSNTEQLYESLKIFDRLFAEFELRYVSAMVQVKTKHEYEMQEFICVLFSETLQRALTVGLIEQEKVDAFDPGLMFSIPRLAIVTGLVIYNRGPLNMDMPADQLSEMFRPYRSFLIKIRDLLRKLNKNELYQLEKLLCTNEDIHLKQPNVVNGSDGDSETANLINNNNNNCDDAATSSSSSSSTKNDNQQEQETKDPVTSNDKDDNADNVAPLMDDGSNTTKVFSDSVFTMSSSSEASTPSVSPSPSPLPSFSSTTSSTEWTDDENPALPKEGDDIVSADCATGYLIPNTNLGNLLQPNEVPLTDNFIASEDDEFGSCNDGGEDADLPEADREYVSNTPSCSRVLASATSAVVDSSEESEQLTIKGGEGKSLDSRDSQYTKLEKSSASSSTGGEGSGKRSHRHHHHHHHHHSHRHHHHHHHRHHSSNSNSHSVGTSSSGSSSASSSSSSTSEGSRNHSKKRSKNPKPDNHSSGDTTSSMSDGDPHEVNLALRAAGRMKFISTEYLLHRLFVSIASVADQLQTNFASDLRQILRSVFLMNMSPSQDEIEIPEKNTKDPTSELFEFRASENDVIQQQSAGSNQSIYSAEEVNPELDNVFNNNNNNNNNGNDRPMTIQRGHTIDLVPSENPPPIPVRNNIGRSRSLGEETGQNEASPNTSDRRNGSLSAYLRERRLSSGSHSAANSSSSTASNSPISERSAAHYTAVANNNLNNNTNHSSNSIIHNNNSMDVPAPQQATSPQIRLSPPVWVPDDKAPRCMSCTTPFTAFRRRHHCRNCGGVFCGVCSSASTPLPKFGLTKAVRVCRDCFVHQLTG is encoded by the exons GCAGATGACAAATCACTTTTAGCACGATTTTACCATGCAGACAGATCTCTCACAGCTATATCCAGCGAATTGGATAGTTTTGATGGTCGAGCCGAACCAGATCGATGTTCGCGTCTTGTCAGTCGCTTACGCCAAGGACAG GACAAAGTTTTATCAATAACAAATCAAATAATGGAAGAACTCCTCGGAGACGATCGTGCTCCACGCGCCTTTCGTGCCAAATTTCCCGAAGAAGTTCTTCAAGAAAATTTAGCCGGCCAACTATGGTTTGGTGCCGAATGCCTAGCAGCTGGTTCATCCATAATGAATCGTGAACAAGAGAGTAAAGACATGCGACCCCTCGCCCAAGCCGTCACCAAAAGTCTCGGCAATGTGCGAAATTTACTTCGAGATCAGTGCCTTCGTAATAATGTCCCAAATAGCCAAACATTGCATTTAGACTTTAACGATTCAAACACAGAGCAGCTATACGAAAGCCTTAAAATATTCGATCGACTTTTCGCTGAATTCGAACTCCGCTATGTCAGTGCAATGGTCCAGGTCAAGACAAAGCACGAATATGAAATGCAAGAATTCATATGTGTCCTATTCTCAGAGACCCTACAGCGTGCCTTGACTGTGGGTCTAATTGAACAGGAAAAAGTCGATGCCTTTGATCCGGGACTAATGTTTTCCATTCCACGATTGGCCATAGTAACGGGTCTTGTGATATACAATCGAGGACCGTTAAATATGGACATGCCAGCCGATCAGTTGTCGGAAATGTTTCGACCGTATCGttcgtttttgataaaaattcgaGATCTCTTGCGAAagctaaacaaaaatgaattgtaTCAATTGGAAAAGCTACTATGCACGAATGAAGACATTCATCTGAAGCAACCGAACGTAGTCAACGGTTCTGATGGTGATAGTGAGACTGCAAAtttaataaacaacaacaataataactgTGATGATGCCGCAACAAGTTCCTCTTCGTCATCTTCGACGAAGAATGATAACCAACAGGAACAGGAAACAAAGGATCCTGTGACAAGTAATGACAAAGATGACAATGCGGATAATGTAGCTCCTTTGATGGATGATGGAAGTAATACAACAAAGGTCTTCAGTGATAGTGTCTTTACGATGTCCTCCTCGTCGGAAGCCTCAACCCCATCAGTTTCACCGTCCCCATCGCCCCTGCCATCGTTTTCATCGACGACATCCTCCACAGAGTGGACAGATGATGAAAATCCGGCCTTACCCAAAGAGGGTGATGATATAGTATCGGCCGATTGTGCCACCGGTTACCTCATACCAAACACAAATCTTGGCAATCTTTTGCAACCAAATGAAGTACCACTGACAGACAATTTTATTGCCAGTGAAGATGATGAGTTCGGTAGCTGTAATGATGGAGGTGAAGATGCTGATTTACCCGAAGCCGATCGGGAATATGTTTCAAACACTCCAAGCTGTAGTCGAGTATTAGCATCAGCGACATCTGCTGTCGTTGATTCCTCAGAGGAAAGCGAACAGCTAACAATAAAAGGTGGTGAGGGTAAATCTCTCGACAGCAGAGATAGTCAATATACAAAGTTGGAGAAGAGTTCTGCCAGCAGCAGTACAGGTGGTGAAGGCAGTGGGAAGCGTTCACATcgccaccatcatcatcaccacCACCATCACAGTCAccgacatcatcatcatcaccaccaTCGACATCATAGCAGCAATAGCAATAGTCATAGCGTTGGAACTAGCAGTAGTGGAAGCAGCAGTGCGAGCAGTTCCAGCAGTAGCACCAGTGAAGGCAGTCGTAATCATTCCAAGAAACGTTCCAAAAACCCAAAGCCTGACAACCACTCGAGTGGGGACACAACATCCTCTATGTCAGATGGTGATCCGCATGAAGTTAATTTGGCCCTTCGAGCTGCGGGAAGGATGAAGTTTAT AAGCACAGAGTACCTCTTGCATCGACTATTCGTAAGCATAGCCAGTGTCGCAGATCAACTCCAAACAAACTTCGCCTCCGATCTGAGACAAATCTTGCGCAGCGTGTTCCTCATGAACATGTCCCCATCGCAGGATGAGATCGAAATTcccgaaaaaaatacaaaagatcCAACATCGGAATTGTTTGAGTTTAGAGCGTCAGAAAACGATGTGATTCAACAGCAAAGTGCTGGCTCAAATCAAAGCATTTATTCTGCTGAAGAAGTTAATCCCGAATTGGATAATGTGTTcaataacaataataacaacaacaacaatggaAATGATCGTCCAATGACGATACAACGTGGTCATACCATCGATTTGGTTCCCTCAGAAAATCCACCACCAATTCCAGTTCGAAATAATATCGGACGCAGTCGAAGTCTTGGCGAAGAAACTGGCCAAAACGAAGCATCCCCGAATACAAGTGACCGAAGGAATGGCAGTCTATCTGCATACCTGCGAGAACGTCGACTTTCATCGGGCAGTCATAGTGCAGCTAATTCGTCTTCTTCCACAGCAAGTAATTCGCCGATAAGCGAACGTTCTGCAGCCCATTACACTGCCGTTGCCAACAATAATCTAAACAACAACACAAACCACAGTAGTAATAGTATCATACACAATAATAATAGTATGGATGTTCCAGCGCCGCAACAGGCAACATCGCCACAGATACGATTATCGCCGCCTGTTTGGGTGCCAGACGATAAGGCGCCTCGTTGTATGTCCTGCACGACTCCTTTTACAGCATTCCGACGCAGACACCACTGCCGCAATTGTGGAGGAGTCTTTTGCGGAGTATGTTCGTCAGCTTCAACACCCCTGCCCAAATTTGGTCTGACCAAAGCTGTTCGCGTGTGTCGCGATTGCTTTGTCCATCAACTGACGGGCTAA